One segment of uncultured Tolumonas sp. DNA contains the following:
- a CDS encoding EAL domain-containing protein — protein MKGLRRKLLLTLLPVVILPLMALGLQSMVKLGDMANRNMELQLTSLATTIKEQLSSELRRNMVELAQLPNAEALTAYLATHAVGTQKVYLGTRVQRMFHQLLVGNKGFLQISLLDTTPKELLRVGDGVDPFHDIAPSNLKFMQYWATQSAAADQLNYLMYSPELDEFVYKQGLRFIRSGPEISRDDLPVQSYNLILTYSLRKFGEMFLKQQAQQGIHLLLLDQSGAFIAGEAPLGWRNSNRQQDVVSLPDGDYLIRRLPLSDGLILQALIPEQLMTAEASELRISTVIWLIISSFILLALLHIVLKRQILNPVSQLRNLMQKVAMHEVNDISLLQEDDEMAELHNHFSGMLSQLEVSKRELERVAFIDTLTGIGNRAAFIRCLQNMVERSDKQPQPHFYLTQLKLHNLTSINNTFGAKIGDRALQFISQMLLQLLREHRRAHPSAICLARTGSDEFTFTIPSVDNSAFPDAETLCEQLAARLSQPIMLGSYTIKLRFSAGIILFPDVANNVEELMEGASKARRQACRYQGNYWQQLTNEMVLLIREDKWLESELRQAIINQQCFVVYQPQYDLQTGHIVSAEVLIRWRHPSYGMVPPDRFIPIAERSGQILDIDLWVLEQACICLGKLMAKGIPDFRLAVNASGTELSNPLYPEQVGSMLRRYDIPPQRFGIEITETAVVELDDVAKMMVKTLKEIGVEIELDDFGTGYTSLSHLSNLPLDALKIDRSYIMQLESNPKLVDSILQLADAFSLRVIAEGVETIEQLKLLQQKQCHLAQGYLLSKPISEEAMIELLLEDILTQQNE, from the coding sequence ATGAAAGGTCTACGGCGTAAGTTATTACTAACATTGTTACCGGTTGTGATCCTACCGCTGATGGCGCTTGGCTTGCAAAGTATGGTGAAGTTGGGTGATATGGCTAACCGCAATATGGAGCTGCAGTTAACCAGCCTGGCTACCACTATTAAGGAGCAATTGAGTAGTGAATTACGCCGTAATATGGTGGAGTTAGCTCAATTACCCAATGCAGAAGCATTGACCGCGTATTTGGCTACACACGCGGTTGGCACACAAAAAGTATATCTGGGCACCCGCGTACAGCGAATGTTTCACCAACTCTTGGTTGGAAATAAGGGCTTCCTGCAAATTTCATTACTGGATACCACTCCTAAAGAGCTGCTACGGGTTGGTGATGGTGTTGATCCTTTCCATGATATTGCTCCCAGCAACCTGAAGTTTATGCAGTATTGGGCTACGCAATCCGCAGCCGCTGATCAGCTTAATTATTTAATGTATTCGCCGGAACTTGATGAGTTTGTTTATAAACAGGGGCTGCGGTTTATTCGCTCTGGGCCGGAAATCTCTCGCGATGACCTGCCAGTGCAAAGCTATAACTTGATCCTGACTTATTCGTTACGCAAATTTGGCGAGATGTTTTTGAAACAGCAGGCACAACAAGGTATTCATTTGCTATTACTGGATCAATCCGGGGCTTTTATTGCGGGTGAAGCGCCATTGGGTTGGCGTAACAGTAATCGACAACAGGATGTTGTTTCATTACCTGATGGTGACTACCTTATTCGCCGCTTACCGCTTTCGGACGGGCTTATCCTGCAAGCGCTGATTCCAGAACAACTGATGACGGCTGAGGCATCTGAACTGCGGATATCTACGGTAATTTGGTTGATCATCAGTAGTTTTATTCTATTGGCGTTGCTGCATATTGTATTGAAACGCCAGATCTTGAATCCAGTTAGCCAATTACGCAATTTAATGCAGAAAGTGGCGATGCATGAGGTTAACGATATTTCATTGCTACAAGAAGACGATGAAATGGCCGAACTGCATAATCATTTTTCTGGCATGCTGAGTCAGTTAGAGGTTTCCAAGCGTGAATTAGAGCGGGTGGCTTTTATTGATACGCTAACAGGTATTGGTAATCGGGCTGCGTTTATTCGTTGTTTACAGAACATGGTTGAACGCTCGGATAAACAACCACAGCCTCATTTTTATCTGACACAGCTAAAACTGCATAATCTGACCTCTATCAACAACACCTTTGGCGCCAAAATTGGTGACCGCGCGTTGCAGTTTATCAGCCAAATGTTATTGCAATTGTTACGTGAACATCGCCGGGCTCATCCCTCCGCGATTTGTCTGGCGCGAACTGGGTCGGATGAATTTACCTTTACTATTCCCAGTGTGGATAACAGTGCTTTTCCTGATGCAGAAACTCTTTGCGAACAGCTCGCAGCTCGGTTGAGTCAACCCATTATGCTGGGTAGTTACACGATAAAATTACGCTTCAGTGCCGGTATTATTCTGTTTCCGGATGTGGCCAATAATGTTGAAGAGTTGATGGAAGGTGCGAGTAAGGCGCGTCGGCAAGCGTGTCGTTATCAAGGGAATTACTGGCAACAATTAACGAATGAGATGGTCTTACTGATCCGCGAGGATAAATGGCTGGAATCGGAGCTCCGGCAAGCCATCATCAACCAGCAATGTTTTGTGGTGTATCAACCGCAATATGATTTACAAACCGGGCATATTGTTAGCGCAGAGGTGTTGATCCGTTGGCGGCATCCCTCTTACGGTATGGTACCACCAGATCGGTTTATCCCGATTGCCGAGCGGTCCGGGCAAATTCTGGATATCGACCTGTGGGTGTTGGAGCAGGCCTGTATTTGTCTTGGCAAACTGATGGCAAAAGGTATTCCGGATTTTCGTTTGGCAGTAAATGCTTCTGGTACCGAGTTATCTAATCCGTTATATCCGGAACAGGTGGGGAGCATGTTACGACGTTACGATATTCCACCACAGCGCTTTGGCATTGAGATCACCGAAACGGCGGTGGTCGAGCTGGATGACGTGGCTAAGATGATGGTGAAAACACTTAAAGAGATTGGCGTTGAAATTGAGCTGGATGATTTTGGTACAGGTTATACCTCTCTCAGTCATCTGAGCAATTTGCCATTAGATGCTTTAAAGATCGATCGTTCTTACATTATGCAATTAGAAAGTAACCCGAAATTGGTCGATTCTATCCTGCAATTGGCCGATGCATTTTCACTCCGCGTGATTGCTGAAGGGGTCGAAACAATAGAACAACTTAAATTGTTACAGCAAAAACAGTGTCATTTAGCGCAAGGGTATCTATTATCCAAGCCAATCAGTGAAGAGGCGATGATTGAGTTATTGCTGGAAGATATTCTGACCCAGCAAAACGAATGA
- a CDS encoding spermidine/putrescine ABC transporter substrate-binding protein has product MRYWIGTLLLLLSGYNLATELVVYTWEYYLAPEVKNRFEQETGIHIKEVNYDSDEARNRLLSGGYPPEFDIVSIDSLSLKDPVWKDLYIPMPEVITKQNTAIDPTFTENCGKLSVPYMWGSIGIAYRQSQVTKPITRWQQLFEPEPGLSGRIVMVDDTFDLISVALKAAGYSINTHSKTELQAAYNLLQKQRSFVAAYQLSFAAAADGNVGKKIAAAMVYSGDFYVLQQNSPYKDWVYVVPEEGSPLWLDCMAILKTSQHQQEAEQFLAFLTRPDIAVINGKAMGFTPALQKTYLPTSIVNNAVSYPPNPQLQRSEFYDADVSGDSLRSAIYFAVLK; this is encoded by the coding sequence ATGCGTTATTGGATTGGTACGCTGTTGTTACTATTGTCAGGATACAATCTAGCCACCGAGTTGGTGGTTTACACTTGGGAATATTATCTTGCGCCAGAGGTAAAAAATCGGTTTGAGCAAGAAACGGGTATTCATATCAAGGAGGTCAATTACGACAGTGATGAAGCTCGCAATCGTCTGTTATCCGGTGGTTATCCGCCTGAGTTTGATATTGTTTCTATCGATAGTTTGTCGTTGAAAGATCCCGTTTGGAAAGATTTATATATTCCAATGCCAGAGGTCATCACTAAACAAAATACAGCGATTGATCCGACCTTTACTGAAAATTGCGGCAAGCTGTCGGTGCCTTATATGTGGGGCTCGATAGGTATCGCATATCGCCAAAGTCAGGTGACTAAACCTATTACGCGTTGGCAGCAGTTATTCGAACCTGAACCTGGTTTATCGGGTCGGATTGTTATGGTCGATGACACATTTGATTTGATCTCGGTAGCATTAAAAGCGGCCGGTTATTCGATCAATACTCATAGTAAAACAGAATTACAGGCAGCCTATAATTTACTGCAGAAACAGCGTTCTTTTGTCGCGGCTTATCAGCTTTCGTTTGCTGCCGCTGCTGATGGAAATGTTGGTAAAAAAATTGCGGCGGCTATGGTGTACAGCGGTGATTTTTATGTATTGCAGCAAAACTCTCCGTACAAAGACTGGGTTTATGTTGTACCGGAAGAGGGATCTCCACTGTGGTTGGATTGTATGGCTATTTTGAAAACCAGCCAGCACCAACAGGAAGCAGAACAGTTTCTAGCGTTTTTGACTCGCCCGGATATTGCTGTGATCAATGGCAAAGCAATGGGGTTTACCCCAGCATTACAAAAAACATATTTACCGACCTCAATAGTAAACAATGCAGTGAGTTACCCACCAAACCCACAGTTACAGCGTTCAGAATTTTATGACGCCGATGTGAGTGGTGATTCGTTACGTAGTGCGATTTATTTTGCGGTGCTGAAATGA